In Bombus affinis isolate iyBomAffi1 chromosome 11, iyBomAffi1.2, whole genome shotgun sequence, one genomic interval encodes:
- the LOC126922197 gene encoding exosome complex component RRP46 produces the protein MSEETPEGEFRLRPMNCELNQLSMPDGSAMLMQGNTAVVAGIYGPIEAKPQKMIYDKASVEVSYSPIKGPAKVDDRMTEMYIKETCEAAIIVTFHPATAICINVQELEDSGGILACTINAACLALINAGIPMKFTIAAVNCMIQEGTENIILDPDTTQLQEARAEFTFAFDSMKKDVICCNTVGCFTETEFLEAMEKCKHVSQYIFDFYRNLVKKYANVI, from the exons ATGTCTGAAGAAACGCCGGAAGGTGAATTTAGATTACGACCAATGAATTGTGAATTAAACCAACTTTCAATGCCTGATGGATCGGCAATGCTAATGCAAG gaAATACTGCTGTAGTTGCTGGAATATATGGACCGATAGAAGCAAAACCACAAAAAATGATTTATGATAAAGCATCAGTCGAAGTATCATACAGTCCTATCAAAGGTCCAGCAA AGGTGGATGACAGAATGACAGAAATGTATATCAAAGAAACTTGTGAAGCTGCAATAATTGTTACTTTCCATCCAGCAACTGCTATATGCATTAATGTACAAGAATTAGAAGATTCTGGTGGG ATATTAGCCTGTACAATAAATGCAGCATGCTTGGCACTTATTAATGCTGGTATTCCAATGAAATTTACTATTGCAGCGGTGAATTGTATGATACAGGAAGGCACTGAAAATATTATACTAGATCCTGATACTACTCAATTACAG GAAGCTAGAGCAGAATTTACATTTGCATTTGATAGTATGAAAAAAGATGTTATATGTTGTAATACTGTTGGTTGCTTTACGGAGACAGAATTTTTGGAAGCAATGGAAAAATGTAAACATGTTAGtcaatatatatttgatttctATAGAAATCTTGTAAAAAAGTATGCAAatgtgatataa